In a genomic window of uncultured Sphaerochaeta sp.:
- a CDS encoding DUF3486 family protein has protein sequence MGRKSSIERLPDELRARLLKLLNDPNVTQLQIAEIINDEAGEQVVSKSAVNRYAVRMREFQEKNRQAREVAEVYVAQYGSDTQNQLGKLVNEQVRMLVFELLMAIDEIKKSGDDPEMIESLAFTTSKIAKAIKDLESSSTINMEREEKMRAATKKAAEEVESTVRKAGLTDETVEQIKARILGITK, from the coding sequence ATGGGAAGAAAATCATCGATCGAGAGGTTGCCGGATGAGTTAAGGGCGCGGCTGCTGAAATTACTCAATGATCCAAATGTGACCCAACTGCAAATTGCTGAAATCATAAACGATGAGGCAGGAGAGCAGGTTGTTTCAAAGAGCGCCGTCAACAGATATGCCGTGAGGATGCGAGAGTTCCAGGAAAAGAATAGGCAAGCCCGTGAGGTTGCGGAAGTGTATGTCGCCCAGTATGGAAGCGATACACAAAACCAACTCGGAAAGCTGGTCAATGAGCAGGTCCGTATGTTGGTCTTTGAATTGTTGATGGCAATCGATGAGATAAAGAAAAGTGGAGATGATCCAGAGATGATCGAGTCTTTGGCATTCACTACCTCTAAAATTGCCAAAGCTATCAAGGACCTTGAGAGTTCCTCAACCATCAACATGGAACGCGAGGAGAAGATGCGGGCCGCGACCAAGAAGGCAGCCGAGGAAGTGGAGTCCACCGTGCGCAAGGCAGGCCTTACCGACGAGACGGTGGAACAGATAAAGGCCAGGATATTGGGGATCACAAAATAA